In Plasmodium falciparum 3D7 genome assembly, chromosome: 6, the following proteins share a genomic window:
- a CDS encoding rifin, translated as MKIHYINILLFELPLNILIYNQRNHNSTTPHHPPNTRLLCECELYAPATYDDDPQMKEVMVKFSKQTQQRFEEYDERMKTTRQKCKDKCDKEIQKIILKDRLEKQMEQQLTTLETKIDTNDIPTCICEKSMADKLEKECLKCAQNLGGIVAPSSGVLVGIAEGALYAWKPTAITAAKKAALAEATDAAIEAGMNAVSLKIEELGTVFKPSEGFVNLSSIVNKLTYNNGDALVESAKNVIGGLYSNGKGGNTIFYNTTIHTKSGTLYVGNFGDIGRAAHDAKLASETTALTKAKVGAVESTYGGCQTAIIASIVAIVVIVLIMVIIYLILRYRRKKKVNKKLQYIKLLNE; from the exons atgaaaatccattatattaatatattattgtttgagcttccattaaatatattg atatataatcaAAGGAACCATAACAGCACCACACCACATCATCCACCAAATACCAGGCTATTATGCGAATGTGAATTATATGCACCTGCCACCTATGACGACGATCCACAAATGAAAGAAGTAATGGTTAAATTCAGTAAACAGACACAACAAAGATTTGAAGAATACGACGAAAGGATGAAAACTACACGCCAAAAATGTAAAGATAAATGCGAtaaagaaatacaaaaaattattttaaaagacaGATTAGAAAAACAAATGGAACAACAGTTGACCACATTAGAAACAAAGATAGATACCAATGATATACCTACATGTATTTGCGAAAAATCAATGGCCGACAAATTGGAAAAAGAATGCCTAAAATGTGCACAAAATTTGGGGGGGATTGTTGCACCCTCTTCAGGAGTATTAGTAGGAATTGCTGAAGGTGCGCTATATGCCTGGAAACCTACGGCAATCACAGCTGCAAAAAAAGCGGCCTTAGCTGAGGCTACTGATGCCGCTATTGAAGCTGGTATGAATGCTGTCAGCCTTAAAATTGAAGAACTGGGTACCGTTTTTAAACCAAGTGAAGGATTTGTTAATTTGAGTTCAATTGTTAATaaattaacatataataatggtGATGCTTTAGTAGAAAGTGCTAAGAATGTAATAGGTGGTTTGTATTCGAATGGAAAAGGAGGAAAtactattttttataatacgaCAATACACACGAAGAGTGGTACATTGTACGTTGGGAATTTCGGAGATATTGGTAGGGCTGCACATGATGCAAAGTTGGCATCCGAAACAACAGCACTTACAAAAGCAAAGGTGGGTGCGGTAGAATCTACATATGGTGGTTGCCAGACTGCTATTATTGCTTCCATCGTTGCAATAGTAGTTATAGTTTTAATtatggtgataatatatttaattttacgttatcgtagaaaaaaaaaagtgaataAAAAACTGCAATATatcaaattattaaatgaataa
- a CDS encoding erythrocyte membrane protein 1 (PfEMP1), exon 2, which produces MMSISAFPLSVGIAFAALSSFLLKKKPKSPVDLLRVLDIHKGDYGIPTLESKNRYIPYRSGTYKGRTYIYMEGDTSGDEKYAFMSDTTDVTSSESEYEEMDINDIYVPDSPKYKTLIEVVLEPSGNNTTASGNNTTASGKNTPSDTQNDIQSDGIPSSKITDNEWNKLKHEFISNMLQNQPNDYSSGDIPFNTQPNTLYFDNNQEKPFITSIHDRDLYTGEQYSYNINMSTNIMDDPKYVSNNVYSGIDLINDTLSGNQHIDIYDEVLKRKENELFGTNHVKQTSIHSVAKLTNSDPIHNQLELFHKWLDRHRDMCEKLKNDNERLAKLKEEWENETHSGNTHPSDSNKTLNTDVSIQIHMDNPKPINQFNNMDTILEDLDKYNEPYYDVQDDIYYDVNDHDASTTDSNAMDVPSKVQIEMDVNTKLVKEKYPIADVWDI; this is translated from the exons ATGATGTCGATTTCGGCTTTTCCTCTAAGTGTAGGAATTGCGTTTGCTGCGTTGAGTTCCTTTTTACTTAAG AAAAAACCTAAATCTCCTGTTGACCTGTTACGTGTACTTGATATCCACAAAGGAGATTATGGAATACCTACATTGGAATCCAAAAATAGGTACATACCATATAGAAGTGGTACATACAAAGGCagaacatacatatatatggaaGGAGATACTAGTGGGGATGAAAAATATGCATTTATGTCTGATACTACTGATGTAACTTCCTCCGAAAGTGAATATGAAGAAATGGATAtcaatgatatatatgtacctGATAGtcctaaatataaaacattgatCGAAGTAGTACTAGAACCTAGTGGTAACAACACAACAGCTAGTGGTAACAACACAACAGCTAGTGGTAAAAACACACCTAGTGATACACAAAATGATATACAAAGTGATGGTATACCTAGTAGTAAAATTACAGATAATGAGTGGAATAAATTGAAACATGAATTTATATCTAATATGTTACAAAATCAACCAAATGATTATAGTAGTGGTGATATTCCATTCAATACACAACCGAatactttatattttgataataatcaAGAAAAACCTTTTATTACTTCTATTCATGATAGGGATTTATATACTGGAGAACAATatagttataatattaatatgagtACTAATATTATGGATGATCCAAAATATGTAtcaaataatgtatattctGGTATCGATTTAATTAATGACACATTAAGTGGTAATCaacatattgatatatatgatgaagtgctaaaaagaaaagaaaacgaATTATTTGGGACAAATCATGTGAAACAAACAAGTATACATAGTGTTGCCAAACTAACAAATAGTGACCCCATCCACAACCAACTGGAACTATTCCATAAATGGCTAGATAGACATAGAGATATGTGCGAAAAGTtgaaaaatgataatgagCGGTTAGccaaattaaaagaagagtGGGAAAATGAGACACATAGTGGTAACACTCACCCTAGTGATAGTAACAAAACGTTGAATACCGATGTTTCTATACAAATACATATGGATAATCCTAAACCTATAAatcaatttaataatatggatactATCTTGGAGGATctggataaatataatgaacctTATTATGATGTGCAAgatgatatttattatgatgtAAATGATCATGATGCATCAACTACGGATAGTAATGCTATGGATGTACCTAGTAAAGTACAAATTGAAATGGATGTAAATACGAAATTGGTGAAAGAAAAATATCCTATAGCAGATGTGtgggatatataa
- a CDS encoding rifin encodes MKIHYTNILLFALPLNILVNTHKKPHTTARHTQKIPTTRSLSECELYAPVNYYSDPQMKEVMDNFNKQTQQRFHEYDERMKTTRQKCKDKCDKEIQKIILKDKLEKELMDKFATLDTDIQSDAIPSCVCEKSIAEKAEKGCLRCGYGLGSVAPMIGLTGSVAVNVWKTAELAAAMELAKQAGAAAGIKAGHLAGTKVVIDQLHTLGIYFVGGKPLESIIHVTNYMNVSVIYDKVYSHYTTLCTPRFVIDRPVGDFIFSGPVCNLVQPNHQGIWVKSSAQAIIKKKVEEAVAEGTQAADVVAKNTADEVTKAAIKTSTEAIDAATTTYYTPIIASIVAIVLIVLIMVIIYKILRYRRKRKMKKKLQYIKLLEE; translated from the exons atgaaaatccattatactaatatattattgtttgctCTTCCATTAAACATATTG GTAAATACCCACAAAAAACCACACACCACAGCACGTCATACACAAAAAATACCAACCACAAGGTCATTAAGCGAATGTGAATTGTATGCACCTGTCAACTATTATAGTGACCCACAAATGAAAGAAGTGATGGATAATTTCAATAAACAGACACAACAAAGATTTCATGAATATGACGAAAGGATGAAAACTACACGCCAAAAATGTAAAGATAAATGTGATAAGGAAatccaaaaaattatattaaaagataaattagaaaaagaattaatggACAAATTTGCTACGTTAGACACGGATATACAAAGTGACGCCATTCCATCATGTGTTTGTGAAAAGTCGATAGCAGAAAAAGCGGAAAAAGGATGCTTGAGATGTGGTTATGGTCTAGGAAGTGTTGCACCAATGATTGGATTAACTGGTTCAGTTGCTGTAAATGTGTGGAAAACTGCAGAACTTGCAGCGGCTATGGAATTAGCTAAACAAGCAGGTGCTGCGGCCGGTATTAAAGCAGGACATTTGGCGGGTACTAAAGTTGTTATTGATCAATTACACACATTGGGTATATACTTTGTAGGTGGTAAACCATTGGAATCAATTATTCATGtaacaaattatatgaatgtgTCTGTCATTTATGATAAAGTTTATTCTCATTATACCACGTTATGTACACCTCGTTTTGTTATTGATCGCCCTGTCGgtgattttatatttagtGGTCCTGTTTGCAATTTGGTTCAGCCAAATCATCAAGGTATATGGGTTAAAAGTTCAGCACAAgctattataaaaaaaaaggtagaAGAAGCTGTTGCAGAAGGTACACAAGCTGCTGACGTAGTTGCTAAGAATACTGCTGATGAAGTTACAAAAGCAGCTATAAAGACGAGCACAGAAGCTATAGATGCTGCAACTACTACTTACTATACTCCCATAATAGCATCCATCGTTGCAATAGTACTTATAGTTTTAATtatggtgataatatataagattttacgttatcgaagaaaaagaaaaatgaagaaaaaactccaatatataaaactattagaagaataa